From a region of the Arachis ipaensis cultivar K30076 chromosome B09, Araip1.1, whole genome shotgun sequence genome:
- the LOC110267207 gene encoding uncharacterized protein LOC110267207 encodes MNQPIKIFPEKNFYVGDRLDQNTLNNVKRAFHLDYSSNDDSSSPDVMILSGSEPSELQDSSDEDEDSTMEGNNPNNPIIMSDETNSIIELSEDSYERKDIADHRYNPEVSYRKRLTSTDVTGSRLYLGASFAAHLTPFGHGSI; translated from the exons ATGAACCAACCAATTAAAATTTTTCctgaaaaaaatttttatgtgGGGGACCGATTGGACCAAAACACATTGAACAATGTCAAAAGAGCATTTCATCTAGATTACAGCAGCAACGATGACTCTTCCTCACCTGATGTTATGATACTTTCCGGGTCTGAACCATCCGAGCTTCAAGACTCatcagatgaggatgaagattCAACAATGGAGGGTAATAACCCTAACAATCCAATAATTATGTCTGATGAAACCAATTCAATCATTGAGTTGAGCGAAGACAGTTATGAAAGAAAAGATATAGCTGACCATAG GTATAATCCAGAGGTTTCCTATAGAAAGAGATTGACAAGTACGGACGTGACCGGAAGTAGATTG TACCTAGGTGCTAGTTTTGCTGCACATCTCACTCCATTTGGACATGGTTCCATTTGA